Proteins encoded together in one Thermomonospora curvata DSM 43183 window:
- a CDS encoding non-ribosomal peptide synthetase, whose amino-acid sequence MNRSDLEDILPLSPLQQGFFFHALLDGGSAGQAGGDIYTAQLTLDLEGPLDAAVLRASAQTLLRRHPNLRAAFWHEGLSRPVQVIPRRVDLPWQEIDVASEEEADRLAEQELRRPFDLTEPPLLRFTLARLPGGRHRLIFTNHHILLDGWSTPVLATELFALYVAGGSDNGLPRPAPYKSYLAWLVKQDRAAAEDAWRQALDGLEEPTLVAPELAGRPPVPPGRREVELEEKLSGRLTRLARRHGATLATLLQAAWGVVLGNFTGRRDVVFGAAVSGRPPELPGVEQMIGLFINTIPVRVRFAPTDTLADLVERLQEEQAELLPHHHLGLTDIQRVTGHPALFDTMTALENYPFDPSAMDGTLGGLRITGFGSRDATHFPLSFVAVPGPRLSLRLDHRPDACDAESADRLLGRVVRLLETFADDPETEIGRLDLLGEEEHRRITAWGTGAPSVPPLTLPAMVEAQAAARPDAPAVISGEAVLSYAELNARANRLARHLIERGVGPEDIVALAMPRSVEYWTAALAVNKAGAAFLPLDPANPADRLSYMLGDSRPVLGITTGEHAAALPPAPGADAGASAAGWLILEETDVSGYDAADVTDGERRGPLRPDNPAYVIYTSGSTGRPKGVVVTARGLADLAETQVERYEVSAEDRTLQFSSPSFDASVLEALMAFRPGAAMVIVPPGIYGGEQLAELLRDQGVTRAFITPAALAGVPSEGLESLRTVVVGGDASGADLVARWAPGRRMINAYGPTEITVAATISDPLQVGETPPIGRPVTGARLHVLDDRLRPVPIGVPGELYVEGDGVARGYLHRPGLTAERFVACPFGPPGARMYRTGDLVRWRADGALDYLGRVDDQVKVRGFRIELGEIEAALLRHPDVAQTAVIVREDRPGERRLAAYAVPAAGRALDAAELRRFLAETLPDYMVPLVVVLEALPLTVGGKVDRSALPAPDASATAGRAPRTPREEILCGLFAEILGVPRVGIDDDFFALGGDSLTATRLVGRIRSALSVELPVRALFEAPTVARLAARLDEAAGTARPPLRPAERPDRIPLSYAQQRLWFLNRFEGPSATYNVPVALRLHGELDYAAMRAALADVVARHESLRTIFPDSGGTPRQQILDPADARPALPVEDVTEAALPAALAQIAGRGFDLAAEPPLRARLLRLGETEHVLVLVMHHIIGDGWSMAPLARDVITAYLARRGGEEPRWSPLPVQYADYTLWQQQLLGSEDDPDSLISRQIAFWKETLADLPEEIALPADRPRPAEASYRGGLHSFELDAELHAELTKLARSSQASLFMVLQAALAALLTRMGAGTDVPIGSPIAGRTDEALDDLVGMFVNMLVLRTDTSGNPSFRELVARVRETDLAAYANQDVPFERLVEVLNPARHMGRHPLFQVVLSFQNNPEASLEVDGLTAAPESLGAGAAKFDLSLYVEERTGDDGTPAGIEAAFEYALDRFDQPTVAALAERLTRLLRAVTADPDAPIGSVELLSEAERRTILTDWARGAHLSTAAPAAPALLAGADTTAERATIPALFEAQALRAPDAVAVTFEGAHLTYGELNAAANRLARLLRERGAGPERFVALALPRSAELVVAIVAVLKAGAAYVPIDPDYPADRIAYMLQDSRPVLAVTTAEAAGVLPESMPKVLLDEHTLADYSAENLGDVGLRPDNPAYVIYTSGSTGRPKGVVIPHRNVVRLLASTEQWFGFGPDDVWTLFHSYAFDFSVWELWGPLLYGGRLVVVPFLTSRSPEDFLKLLAREKVTVLNQTPSAFYQLMAADRDNPGAELALRYVIFGGEALELGRLEDWYSRHADDAPVLVNMYGITETTVHVSYIALDSFYCASAPGSVIGTGIPDLRLYVLDERLQPVPPGVIGELYVAGAGLARGYLNRPGLSAERFIADPFGEPGSRMYRTGDLGRWLRDGRLEYLGRSDQQVQLRGFRIELGEIEAVLSRHEAVSDVAVIVRDDRLVAYVVGDADVAELRRFAGRSLPDYMVPATVVFLDALPLTVNGKLDRKALPAPDFSAQVSSRAPRNEREEILAGLFAEVLGLERVGIDDGFFDLGGDSIIAIQLVSRARQAGLVISPREVFQHQTVEELAAIARNATDEAAETEPPGAGVGPVPATPIMHWFRELHGPTDDYSQRMLLHAPPGLDLDHLTGALQAVLDHHDMLRLRVTGDGFEITEPGTVDAAALVRRVDVAGLDGEALKAVLAEEGAAARSRLRPDAGIMAQLVHFDAGPTAQGRLLLTLHHLVVDGVSWRILLPDLVTAWAAIAAGQTPRLEPVGTSFRRWAQRLVAEATDPGRVAELDTWLEIGRTPDPQLGDRPLDPDVDTFGSARQLTLTLPPEVTEPLLTTVPAAYHGRVNDVLLTGLALAVAHRRPGAQTAVLVNLEGHGREEIFPGVDLSRTAGWFTSISPVRLDPGPVDWEEVRTGGPQVGTALKTVKEQLRETPDNGIGYGLLRHLNPATAEKLAGLPRPQIAFNYLGRVTADDGGQAADWSPAAPDEAEALGPGQNPGLAMPHVLEISAHTRDLPTGPQLHATWIWPGDLLAEEQVRALAEAWFEALRGLVAHASTEGAGGFTPSDLSLVDLTQDEIDEFEAELDDWELEQ is encoded by the coding sequence TTGAACCGGTCGGACCTGGAAGACATCCTGCCGCTGTCGCCGCTCCAGCAGGGGTTCTTCTTTCACGCGTTGCTGGACGGAGGGTCCGCCGGGCAGGCCGGCGGCGACATCTACACCGCCCAGCTGACCCTCGACCTGGAGGGGCCGCTGGATGCGGCGGTGCTGCGGGCGAGCGCGCAGACGCTGCTGCGCCGCCACCCCAACCTGCGGGCGGCCTTCTGGCATGAAGGGCTCAGCCGTCCCGTCCAGGTCATCCCCCGCCGGGTCGACCTGCCCTGGCAGGAGATCGACGTGGCCTCCGAAGAAGAGGCCGACCGGCTGGCCGAACAGGAGCTGAGGCGCCCGTTCGACCTGACCGAGCCGCCGCTGCTGCGGTTCACGCTGGCCCGCCTGCCCGGCGGCCGGCACCGGCTGATCTTCACCAACCATCACATCCTGCTGGACGGCTGGTCCACCCCGGTGCTGGCCACCGAGCTGTTCGCGCTGTATGTGGCCGGCGGCAGCGACAACGGGCTGCCCCGTCCCGCTCCCTACAAGAGCTACCTGGCCTGGCTGGTCAAGCAGGACCGCGCCGCCGCCGAGGACGCCTGGCGGCAGGCCCTGGACGGCCTGGAAGAGCCCACCTTGGTGGCGCCCGAGCTGGCCGGCCGTCCCCCCGTCCCGCCCGGCCGGCGGGAAGTGGAGCTGGAGGAGAAACTGTCCGGCCGGCTGACCCGGCTGGCCCGCCGGCACGGCGCCACCCTCGCCACGCTGCTGCAGGCCGCCTGGGGCGTGGTGCTCGGCAACTTCACCGGCCGCCGCGACGTGGTGTTCGGCGCCGCCGTCTCCGGCCGCCCGCCGGAGCTGCCCGGCGTGGAGCAGATGATCGGCCTGTTCATCAACACCATCCCGGTGCGGGTCCGCTTCGCCCCCACCGACACCCTGGCCGACCTGGTGGAACGCCTCCAAGAAGAGCAGGCCGAGCTGCTGCCCCACCACCACCTGGGGCTGACCGACATCCAGCGCGTCACCGGGCACCCGGCCCTGTTCGACACCATGACGGCGCTGGAGAACTACCCGTTCGACCCGTCGGCCATGGACGGCACCCTGGGCGGGCTGCGCATCACCGGCTTCGGCTCCCGCGACGCCACCCACTTCCCGCTGTCGTTCGTGGCCGTGCCCGGGCCGCGCCTGTCGCTGCGGCTGGACCACCGTCCCGACGCCTGCGACGCCGAGTCCGCCGACCGCCTGCTGGGCCGCGTGGTGCGGCTGCTGGAGACGTTCGCCGACGACCCCGAGACCGAGATCGGCCGGCTGGACCTGCTGGGTGAGGAGGAGCACCGGCGCATCACCGCCTGGGGCACCGGCGCCCCCTCGGTGCCGCCGCTCACCCTGCCCGCCATGGTCGAGGCCCAGGCCGCCGCCCGCCCCGACGCCCCGGCGGTCATCTCCGGCGAGGCCGTGCTGAGCTACGCCGAGCTGAACGCCCGCGCCAACCGCCTGGCCCGCCACCTGATCGAACGGGGCGTCGGCCCGGAGGACATCGTCGCGCTGGCGATGCCCCGCTCGGTGGAGTACTGGACCGCCGCCCTGGCCGTGAACAAGGCCGGCGCCGCCTTCCTGCCGCTGGACCCGGCCAACCCGGCCGACCGGCTGTCCTACATGCTGGGCGACTCCCGGCCGGTGCTGGGCATCACCACCGGCGAGCACGCCGCCGCCCTGCCCCCGGCGCCCGGGGCGGACGCGGGCGCGTCCGCGGCGGGCTGGCTGATCCTGGAGGAGACCGACGTCTCCGGCTACGACGCCGCCGACGTCACCGACGGTGAACGGCGCGGCCCGCTGCGGCCGGACAACCCGGCCTACGTCATCTACACCTCCGGCTCCACCGGACGCCCCAAGGGCGTGGTGGTCACCGCCCGCGGCCTGGCCGACCTCGCCGAAACCCAGGTCGAACGCTACGAGGTGAGCGCCGAGGACCGGACGCTGCAGTTCTCCTCGCCCAGCTTCGACGCCTCCGTGCTGGAGGCGCTGATGGCCTTCCGCCCCGGCGCGGCCATGGTGATCGTCCCGCCCGGGATCTACGGCGGGGAGCAGCTCGCCGAACTGCTGCGCGACCAGGGCGTCACCCGCGCGTTCATCACCCCCGCCGCGCTGGCCGGCGTCCCCTCCGAAGGGCTGGAGTCGCTGCGCACCGTGGTGGTCGGCGGCGACGCCAGCGGAGCGGACCTGGTGGCGCGCTGGGCCCCCGGCCGCCGCATGATCAACGCCTACGGGCCCACCGAGATCACCGTGGCCGCCACCATCAGCGACCCGCTGCAGGTGGGGGAGACCCCGCCGATCGGGCGCCCGGTGACCGGCGCCCGGCTGCACGTGCTGGACGACCGGCTGCGGCCCGTCCCGATCGGGGTGCCCGGCGAACTGTACGTCGAGGGCGACGGCGTGGCCCGCGGCTACCTGCACCGGCCGGGCCTGACCGCCGAGCGGTTCGTGGCCTGCCCGTTCGGCCCGCCCGGCGCCCGCATGTACCGCACCGGCGACCTGGTGCGCTGGCGGGCCGACGGCGCGCTGGACTACCTGGGCCGCGTCGACGACCAGGTCAAGGTCCGCGGGTTCCGCATCGAGCTGGGCGAGATCGAGGCCGCGCTGCTGCGCCACCCGGACGTGGCGCAGACCGCCGTGATCGTCCGCGAGGACCGGCCCGGCGAGCGGCGGCTGGCCGCCTACGCGGTGCCCGCCGCCGGGCGCGCCCTGGACGCCGCCGAGCTGCGCCGCTTCCTCGCCGAAACCTTGCCGGACTACATGGTTCCGCTGGTGGTGGTGCTGGAGGCGCTGCCGCTGACGGTCGGCGGCAAGGTGGACCGTTCGGCGCTGCCGGCCCCCGACGCCTCCGCCACCGCCGGACGGGCCCCGCGCACCCCCCGCGAGGAGATCCTGTGCGGGCTGTTCGCCGAGATCCTGGGCGTGCCCCGGGTCGGCATCGACGACGACTTCTTCGCGTTGGGCGGTGACTCGCTGACCGCCACCCGCCTGGTGGGGCGGATCCGCTCGGCGCTGTCGGTCGAGCTGCCGGTCCGCGCGCTGTTCGAGGCGCCCACCGTGGCCCGCCTGGCGGCCCGCCTGGACGAGGCGGCCGGCACGGCGCGCCCCCCGCTGCGGCCGGCCGAACGCCCCGACCGCATCCCGCTGTCGTACGCCCAGCAGCGGCTGTGGTTCCTCAACCGGTTCGAAGGTCCGTCGGCCACCTACAACGTGCCGGTGGCGCTGCGGCTGCACGGCGAGCTGGACTACGCGGCGATGCGGGCGGCGCTGGCGGACGTGGTGGCCCGGCACGAGTCGCTGCGCACGATCTTCCCCGACAGCGGCGGCACCCCCCGCCAGCAGATCCTCGACCCCGCCGACGCCCGCCCCGCCCTGCCGGTGGAGGACGTCACCGAGGCCGCCCTGCCGGCCGCGCTGGCCCAGATCGCCGGCCGCGGCTTCGACTTGGCCGCCGAGCCGCCGCTGCGCGCCCGGCTGCTGCGGCTGGGCGAGACCGAGCACGTCCTGGTGCTGGTGATGCACCACATCATCGGGGACGGCTGGTCGATGGCGCCGCTGGCCCGCGACGTGATCACCGCCTACCTGGCCCGCCGCGGCGGCGAGGAGCCGCGCTGGTCGCCGCTGCCGGTGCAGTACGCCGACTACACCCTCTGGCAGCAGCAGCTCCTCGGCTCCGAGGACGACCCCGACTCGCTGATCAGCCGGCAGATCGCGTTCTGGAAGGAGACGCTGGCCGATCTGCCGGAGGAGATCGCGCTGCCGGCCGACCGGCCCCGCCCGGCCGAGGCCAGCTACCGCGGCGGCCTGCACTCCTTCGAGCTGGACGCCGAGCTGCACGCGGAGCTGACGAAACTGGCCCGCTCCTCGCAGGCCAGCCTGTTCATGGTGCTGCAGGCGGCGCTGGCCGCCCTGCTGACCCGCATGGGCGCGGGCACCGACGTGCCGATCGGCTCGCCGATCGCCGGCCGCACCGACGAGGCCTTGGACGACCTGGTCGGCATGTTCGTCAACATGCTCGTGCTGCGCACCGACACCTCCGGGAACCCGAGCTTCCGGGAGCTGGTGGCGCGGGTGCGGGAGACCGACCTGGCCGCCTACGCCAACCAGGACGTGCCGTTCGAACGGCTGGTGGAGGTGCTCAACCCGGCCCGGCACATGGGCCGCCACCCGCTGTTCCAGGTGGTGCTGTCCTTCCAGAACAACCCCGAGGCGTCGCTGGAGGTCGACGGCCTGACCGCCGCCCCCGAATCCCTGGGCGCCGGCGCCGCCAAGTTCGACCTGTCGCTGTATGTGGAGGAACGCACCGGCGACGACGGCACCCCGGCCGGGATCGAGGCCGCCTTCGAATACGCCCTCGACCGCTTCGACCAGCCCACCGTGGCGGCGCTGGCCGAACGCCTCACCCGCCTGCTGCGCGCGGTGACCGCCGACCCCGACGCCCCCATCGGCTCGGTGGAGCTGCTGAGCGAGGCCGAGCGGCGCACCATCCTCACCGACTGGGCGCGCGGAGCGCACCTGAGCACCGCCGCCCCGGCCGCCCCGGCCCTGCTCGCGGGAGCGGACACGACCGCCGAGCGGGCCACGATTCCTGCGTTGTTCGAGGCGCAGGCGTTGCGTGCTCCGGATGCGGTGGCGGTGACTTTTGAGGGTGCGCATCTGACGTATGGGGAGTTGAACGCGGCGGCCAACCGTTTGGCGCGGTTGTTGCGGGAGCGGGGGGCTGGGCCGGAGCGGTTTGTGGCGTTGGCGTTGCCGCGTTCGGCTGAGCTGGTGGTGGCGATTGTGGCGGTGTTGAAGGCGGGGGCGGCGTATGTGCCGATCGACCCCGATTACCCGGCCGATCGCATCGCCTACATGCTCCAAGACTCCCGCCCCGTCCTGGCCGTCACCACGGCCGAGGCCGCCGGGGTGCTCCCGGAGTCCATGCCCAAGGTGCTCCTGGACGAGCACACCCTCGCCGATTACTCAGCCGAGAACCTGGGCGATGTGGGGTTGCGTCCGGACAATCCGGCGTATGTGATCTACACGTCCGGTTCCACCGGCCGGCCTAAGGGTGTGGTGATTCCGCATCGCAATGTGGTGCGGTTGCTGGCCTCCACCGAGCAGTGGTTCGGCTTCGGCCCGGACGATGTGTGGACGCTGTTCCACTCCTACGCCTTTGACTTCTCGGTGTGGGAGCTGTGGGGGCCGCTGCTGTATGGCGGCCGCCTGGTGGTGGTGCCGTTCCTGACCTCCCGTTCGCCCGAGGACTTCCTCAAGCTCCTCGCCCGGGAGAAGGTGACCGTGCTCAACCAGACGCCGTCGGCCTTCTACCAGTTGATGGCCGCCGACCGGGACAACCCGGGCGCCGAGTTGGCGTTGCGGTATGTGATTTTCGGTGGTGAGGCGCTGGAGCTGGGCCGGTTGGAGGACTGGTACTCCCGGCATGCCGATGATGCGCCGGTGTTGGTGAACATGTACGGGATCACTGAGACCACCGTGCATGTCTCCTACATCGCCCTGGACAGCTTCTACTGCGCCTCGGCCCCGGGCAGCGTGATCGGTACCGGTATCCCGGACCTGCGCCTGTATGTGCTGGATGAGCGGCTCCAGCCGGTCCCGCCGGGAGTGATCGGTGAACTCTACGTGGCCGGTGCCGGGCTGGCCCGCGGCTATCTGAACCGGCCGGGGTTGTCGGCTGAGCGGTTCATCGCTGATCCGTTCGGGGAGCCGGGCAGTCGCATGTACCGCACCGGGGACTTGGGGCGGTGGTTGCGTGATGGCCGCCTGGAGTACCTGGGGCGTTCGGACCAGCAGGTGCAGCTGCGTGGCTTCCGCATCGAACTCGGTGAGATCGAAGCGGTGCTCTCCCGCCACGAAGCGGTCTCCGATGTCGCGGTGATCGTTCGTGATGATCGGCTGGTTGCGTATGTGGTCGGGGATGCCGATGTGGCCGAGCTGCGCAGGTTCGCGGGCCGGTCGTTGCCGGATTACATGGTTCCGGCCACGGTGGTGTTCTTGGATGCGTTGCCGTTGACGGTCAACGGCAAGCTGGACCGCAAGGCCCTGCCGGCTCCGGACTTTTCCGCCCAGGTCTCCTCGCGTGCCCCGCGCAATGAGCGGGAAGAGATCCTGGCCGGGCTGTTCGCCGAGGTGCTGGGGCTGGAGCGGGTCGGCATCGATGACGGCTTCTTCGATTTGGGTGGGGATTCCATCATCGCCATCCAGCTGGTCTCCCGTGCCCGCCAGGCCGGGCTGGTGATCTCCCCGCGGGAGGTCTTCCAGCATCAGACGGTTGAGGAACTGGCCGCCATCGCCCGCAACGCCACCGACGAGGCCGCCGAAACCGAGCCTCCGGGTGCGGGGGTGGGTCCTGTGCCGGCCACCCCGATCATGCACTGGTTCCGGGAGCTGCACGGCCCCACCGACGACTACAGCCAGCGGATGCTGCTGCACGCGCCCCCCGGCCTGGACCTCGACCACCTGACCGGAGCGCTGCAGGCCGTCCTGGACCACCACGACATGCTCCGCCTGCGCGTCACCGGCGACGGTTTCGAGATCACCGAACCGGGAACCGTCGACGCCGCCGCCCTGGTCCGCCGGGTGGACGTCGCCGGCCTGGACGGCGAGGCGCTCAAGGCCGTCCTCGCCGAGGAAGGCGCCGCCGCCCGCTCCCGGCTGCGCCCGGATGCGGGCATCATGGCCCAGCTCGTCCACTTCGACGCCGGGCCCACCGCCCAGGGGCGCCTCCTGCTCACCCTGCACCACCTGGTGGTGGACGGGGTGTCGTGGCGGATCCTGCTGCCCGACCTGGTCACCGCCTGGGCCGCCATCGCCGCCGGGCAGACCCCGCGCCTGGAACCGGTCGGCACCTCCTTCCGCCGCTGGGCGCAGCGCCTGGTCGCCGAGGCCACCGACCCGGGACGCGTCGCCGAACTGGACACCTGGCTCGAGATCGGCCGCACCCCCGATCCGCAGCTGGGCGACCGTCCCCTGGACCCGGACGTCGACACCTTCGGCAGCGCCCGGCAGCTCACCTTGACGCTGCCGCCGGAGGTCACCGAACCGCTGCTGACCACCGTCCCGGCCGCCTACCACGGCCGCGTCAACGACGTGCTGCTGACCGGGCTGGCGCTGGCCGTCGCCCACCGCCGTCCCGGCGCGCAGACCGCCGTCCTGGTCAACCTGGAGGGACACGGCCGCGAGGAGATCTTCCCCGGTGTGGACCTGTCCCGCACCGCCGGCTGGTTCACCTCCATCAGCCCGGTGCGCCTGGACCCCGGACCCGTCGACTGGGAGGAGGTCCGCACCGGCGGCCCGCAGGTCGGCACCGCGCTGAAGACGGTCAAGGAGCAGCTGCGGGAGACCCCCGACAACGGCATCGGCTACGGCCTGCTGCGCCACCTCAACCCGGCCACCGCCGAGAAGCTGGCCGGCCTGCCCCGCCCCCAGATCGCCTTCAACTACCTGGGCCGGGTCACCGCCGACGACGGCGGGCAGGCCGCCGACTGGAGCCCGGCCGCCCCCGACGAGGCCGAGGCCCTCGGCCCCGGGCAGAACCCCGGCCTGGCCATGCCGCACGTCCTGGAGATCAGCGCCCACACCCGCGACCTGCCCACCGGCCCGCAGCTGCACGCCACCTGGATCTGGCCGGGGGACCTGCTGGCCGAAGAACAGGTCCGCGCCCTGGCCGAGGCGTGGTTCGAGGCCTTGCGGGGCCTGGTGGCGCACGCCTCCACCGAGGGCGCCGGCGGGTTCACCCCCTCGGACCTGTCGCTGGTGGACCTCACCCAGGACGAGATCGACGAATTCGAAGCCGAGCTGGACGATTGGGAGTTGGAGCAATGA